The following coding sequences lie in one Cotesia glomerata isolate CgM1 linkage group LG5, MPM_Cglom_v2.3, whole genome shotgun sequence genomic window:
- the LOC123265633 gene encoding uncharacterized protein LOC123265633: MPKMHEKSVDIIEAVNKGYWNVIDQFVAKGGDINASLRKTGPQAGYTALHFAFLSKNDTFNLEILEKWIKTYGANVNCVGADGAQPIHLACLKGNSYEVGMLLKSGADANAEFTKELVEKYESSKDWKWSDEFNKMTLFVFYSINVDFCILRTLLRYSVNVGITGKNNKTLLMHGAEIASMKHLNLFTEEWGNKCKPEFINARDDYGRHAIHYLLPNEKFGEFRYARTDPIYHLLWELMEAGADINAMIDNDPDTLLLNRVAYRCEYDTLEGFLKLLYPYPAEGRPLHYCMIPVDPEKFVEDSDDRRTFEIERNRCFKLILETYTLRREFGIFVHEEDIKLMDQLIAKDTEVRKLVEDIQEDVINTYKIIPFSDSMTVYDLVIKVFNKRSLKLLVKNDKRVQDYADFFRSNFGKQYDHFWLFLAMSGKIQDAYKRRKIMEKVEEISQLKKVIPLPYEVILMIIEYFDNDNLKNFVNSFYECPICK, encoded by the coding sequence ATGCCAAAAATGCATGAAAAATCTGTCGACATAATAGAAGCAGTGAACAAAGGGTATTGGAATGTCATTGACCAATTTGTAGCCAAAGGTGGAGATATCAATGCCAGCTTAAGAAAAACTGGACCCCAAGCTGGGTACACTGCTCTACATTTCGCATTCTTAAGTAAAAATGATACATTTAATTTGGAGATATTGGAGAAATGGATAAAAACCTACGGAGCAAATGTAAATTGCGTGGGTGCTGATGGTGCTCAGCCAATTCATTTAGCTTGTTTAAAAGGAAACTCTTATGAAGTCGGAATGTTATTGAAATCTGGTGCTGATGCTAATGCTGAGTTTACTAAAGAACTCGTTGAAAAATACGAATCTTCAAAGGATTGGAAATGGTCTGATGAGTTTAATAAGATGACGCTCTTCGTTTTCTATAGCATTAACGTAGATTTCTGCATTTTAAGAACTTTACTTCGATACAGCGTCAACGTTGGAATTACCGGGAAAAATAACAAGACACTGCTGATGCATGGTGCTGAAATAGCATCAATGAAACATTTAAATCTGTTTACTGAAGAATGGGGCAACAAGTGCAAACCGGAATTTATCAATGCTAGAGACGATTATGGACGTCACGCTATTCACTATTTGCTgccaaatgaaaaatttgggGAATTTCGGTACGCAAGAACAGATCCCATTTACCACCTTCTATGGGAGTTGATGGAAGCTGGAGCAGATATCAATGCAATGATTGATAATGATCCAGACACTCTCTTACTCAACAGAGTGGCCTACAGATGCGAGTACGATACGTTGGAGGGCTTTTTGAAACTTCTTTATCCTTATCCTGCTGAAGGTAGGCCTTTACACTATTGTATGATTCCAGTTGATCCTGAAAAGTTTGTTGAAGACTCTGATGACAGAAGAACGTTCGAAATAGAAAGAAATCGGTGTTTTAAGTTAATCCTAGAGACTTATACCCTAAGACGTGAATTTGGAATCTTTGTTCATGAagaagatataaaattaatggaTCAACTAATTGCTAAAGATACGGAAGTTAGAAAGCTTGTGGAAGACATTCAGGAAGATGTTATTaatacttataaaattataccttTCAGTGATAGTATGACTGTTTATGATCTTGTGattaaagtttttaacaagagaagtttgaaattattggtaaaaaatgataaacgtgTTCAAGACTACGCTGACTTCTTTAGAAGCAATTTCGGGAAACAGTATGATCACTTCTGGCTTTTTCTTGCAATGTCTGGTAAAATTCAGGACGCTTATAAGCGAAGGAAGATTATGGAGAAAGTTGAGGAAATTTCACAGCTCAAGAAAGTTATTCCTCTGCCTTATGAAGTTATTTTGATGATTATTGAGTAttttgataatgataatttaaaaaactttgtcAACTCTTTCTACGAATGTCCTATTtgcaaataa